A stretch of the Streptococcus suis genome encodes the following:
- the trmB gene encoding tRNA (guanosine(46)-N7)-methyltransferase TrmB — protein MRVRNRKGASELLATNPQFVISNPEECKGKWAEIFGNHNPIYIEVGSGKGRFVTGMAAQNPNVNYIGIDIQMTVLSYALDRVLEADLPNIKLLQVDGSSLTNYFAPAEIDRLYLNFSDPWPKKRHEKRRLTYKTFLDTYKEILPERGEIHFKTDNRGLFEYSLASFSQYGMVLKQVWLDLHADGLEGNIMTEYEEKFSNKGKVIYRVEAIFQ, from the coding sequence ATGAGAGTTAGAAATCGAAAGGGAGCTAGTGAGCTCTTAGCAACCAATCCTCAGTTTGTTATTTCCAATCCGGAAGAATGTAAGGGGAAGTGGGCAGAAATTTTTGGGAATCATAACCCTATTTATATTGAAGTCGGGTCTGGAAAAGGTCGTTTTGTGACAGGAATGGCTGCACAAAATCCAAATGTGAACTATATTGGGATTGATATTCAGATGACCGTTCTAAGCTATGCCTTGGATCGAGTTCTGGAAGCAGATTTACCGAATATAAAGTTATTGCAAGTAGACGGTTCAAGTTTGACAAATTATTTTGCGCCAGCAGAGATTGATAGATTGTACTTAAATTTCTCTGATCCATGGCCGAAAAAACGTCACGAGAAACGTCGCTTGACCTATAAGACATTTTTGGACACCTATAAAGAAATCCTACCGGAACGCGGGGAAATTCATTTTAAAACGGATAACCGTGGACTGTTTGAGTATAGCTTAGCTAGCTTTTCACAGTACGGTATGGTATTGAAGCAGGTTTGGTTAGACTTACATGCGGACGGCCTAGAAGGCAATATTATGACTGAGTATGAGGAAAAATTCTCAAATAAAGGTAAGGTCATTTACCGAGTTGAAGCTATATTTCAATAA
- a CDS encoding Asp23/Gls24 family envelope stress response protein → MTVKINTKDGQIELTDDVIATVVGGATTEIFGVVGMASKSAIKDNFQALLRKENYSKGVVIKTLEDGRIAVDVYTVMSYGVKISEVSRNIQERVKFNLESQLGISVDAVNVFIQNIKVVGE, encoded by the coding sequence ATGACTGTAAAGATCAATACAAAAGACGGCCAAATAGAATTGACTGATGACGTTATTGCCACAGTTGTCGGCGGTGCTACGACTGAAATTTTTGGTGTTGTTGGGATGGCTAGTAAATCTGCGATTAAGGACAATTTTCAGGCTCTTTTGAGAAAAGAAAACTATTCCAAAGGTGTAGTTATCAAGACTTTAGAAGATGGTCGTATTGCAGTCGATGTTTATACTGTGATGAGTTATGGTGTAAAAATAAGTGAAGTATCTCGCAATATCCAAGAACGCGTGAAGTTTAACTTGGAGAGTCAATTGGGTATCTCTGTTGATGCCGTTAATGTTTTTATCCAAAATATTAAAGTCGTAGGAGAATAA
- a CDS encoding PucR family transcriptional regulator, whose product MDRDSVLAFFPQGRWNERNANGDDITIDVPGMGYFSFDRMTLTEREKLLIELLQNQAETYARSPWQSYFENDGIRPTTFSLLQVLHVHIWSSIDQEGQTAWLDMMKQLLPNLQASYSPESNHHIFILDQSILLDVREILGDTLATMEFDFGLRMTIFLGQLWPEWLESQWPLLIQAEQDLFRKWCAGHQQSFLLTFSYLYLWSGQSYLQLQSGLRQLISNQQMEAIIEALWEEGAVLTKAAQKLYLHRNTLQYRLDKWQEMTGLQLKDLNDLAICHQAILGMSI is encoded by the coding sequence ATGGATAGAGACAGTGTATTAGCCTTTTTCCCACAGGGGAGATGGAACGAAAGAAACGCAAATGGAGATGATATTACCATTGATGTGCCAGGAATGGGCTATTTTTCTTTTGATAGGATGACATTGACTGAAAGGGAGAAACTGTTGATTGAGCTATTGCAGAATCAAGCAGAAACATACGCTCGTTCTCCTTGGCAATCCTATTTTGAGAATGATGGCATTCGACCAACAACCTTTAGCCTATTGCAAGTTCTTCATGTACATATTTGGTCATCAATTGATCAGGAGGGGCAAACGGCTTGGTTGGATATGATGAAGCAACTATTACCAAATCTTCAAGCAAGCTATTCTCCGGAGTCCAACCATCATATTTTTATTTTAGACCAATCGATCTTGTTGGATGTTCGAGAAATTTTAGGGGACACGCTCGCCACTATGGAGTTTGATTTTGGACTTCGTATGACTATTTTTCTTGGTCAGTTGTGGCCTGAATGGTTAGAGTCACAGTGGCCACTGTTAATTCAAGCTGAGCAAGATTTGTTTAGAAAGTGGTGTGCTGGTCATCAACAATCCTTCCTCTTGACATTTAGCTATCTGTATTTGTGGAGCGGACAGTCTTACCTTCAGCTACAATCAGGATTGAGGCAGTTGATTTCAAACCAACAGATGGAAGCGATCATTGAGGCTCTTTGGGAAGAAGGGGCAGTGTTAACAAAAGCAGCTCAGAAACTCTATCTACACCGAAACACTTTGCAATATCGGCTTGATAAATGGCAGGAGATGACAGGTCTTCAATTGAAAGATTTAAATGATTTAGCTATTTGCCATCAGGCTATCTTGGGAATGAGTATTTAA
- the ugpC gene encoding sn-glycerol-3-phosphate ABC transporter ATP-binding protein UgpC, giving the protein MVHLNLKNIYKKYPNSEHYSVENFNLDIKDKEFIVFVGPSGCGKSTTLRMIAGLEDITKGEAYIDGVLMNDVAPKDRDIAMVFQNYALYPHMTVFDNMAFGLKLRKYSKDEIKKRVEEAAQILGLTELLQRKPADLSGGQRQRVAMGRAIVRDAKVFLMDEPLSNLDAKLRVSMRTEIAKIHRRIGATTIYVTHDQTEAMTLADRIVIMSATKNEAGTGTIGRIEQIGRPEELYNHPVNKFVASFIGSPAMNFFTVTLQDGVLIGDGFKVDLPEGRRKHLEEKGYNGKSFTLGIRPEDIKASQLELDTYPSSIVEAEVVVSELLGAETMLYSKVGNTEFVSRVDARDYHNPGEKVRLTFNLNKAHFFNDETEQSIV; this is encoded by the coding sequence ATGGTTCATCTTAATTTAAAAAACATTTATAAAAAATATCCAAATAGCGAACACTACTCAGTTGAAAACTTTAACTTAGATATAAAAGATAAAGAGTTCATCGTTTTTGTAGGTCCTTCAGGCTGTGGCAAATCAACTACTCTTCGTATGATTGCTGGTTTGGAAGATATCACAAAAGGTGAAGCATACATCGACGGCGTATTGATGAACGACGTTGCTCCAAAAGACCGTGACATCGCTATGGTATTCCAAAACTATGCGCTTTATCCACATATGACTGTATTTGACAACATGGCTTTTGGTCTTAAATTGCGTAAATACAGCAAGGATGAAATCAAAAAACGTGTTGAAGAAGCAGCGCAAATCCTTGGTTTGACTGAACTCTTGCAACGTAAACCTGCAGACCTTTCTGGTGGTCAACGTCAACGTGTTGCCATGGGTCGTGCTATCGTCCGTGATGCTAAAGTATTCTTGATGGACGAACCATTGTCAAACTTGGATGCGAAACTTCGTGTATCCATGCGTACTGAGATTGCTAAAATTCACCGTCGTATTGGTGCAACAACTATCTACGTAACGCACGACCAAACAGAAGCGATGACATTGGCAGACCGTATCGTAATCATGTCTGCTACGAAGAACGAAGCAGGTACAGGTACAATCGGTCGTATTGAACAAATCGGTAGACCTGAAGAACTTTACAACCATCCAGTTAACAAGTTTGTTGCTAGCTTCATCGGTAGTCCTGCTATGAACTTCTTTACAGTTACTCTTCAAGATGGTGTCCTTATCGGAGATGGTTTCAAAGTAGATCTACCTGAAGGTCGTCGCAAACACTTGGAAGAAAAAGGCTACAATGGTAAGTCATTTACATTGGGTATCCGTCCAGAAGACATTAAAGCTTCTCAATTGGAATTAGATACTTATCCATCATCTATCGTAGAAGCTGAAGTTGTAGTATCTGAACTTCTTGGTGCAGAAACAATGTTGTATTCTAAAGTTGGAAATACAGAATTTGTATCTCGTGTAGATGCGCGTGATTACCACAATCCAGGTGAAAAAGTTCGTCTTACTTTCAACCTCAATAAAGCGCATTTCTTTAATGATGAAACAGAGCAATCAATCGTTTAA
- a CDS encoding chemotaxis protein has product MKLSNIIVAVGAASATFLAITNREKISKEVKETQQLLTDIQTSKSNIQHQLAIIQSFQKPLQELTADLQYKTRIYQQSIAGNLQEIQTIQEKYASKHPQKL; this is encoded by the coding sequence ATGAAACTTAGCAATATTATAGTGGCTGTAGGTGCTGCCAGTGCAACCTTTCTTGCTATTACCAACCGAGAAAAAATTTCAAAAGAAGTCAAGGAAACACAACAACTCCTGACTGATATTCAGACCAGCAAATCGAATATCCAACATCAACTAGCCATTATCCAAAGTTTTCAAAAACCTTTGCAAGAATTAACAGCTGATCTCCAGTATAAAACACGCATCTACCAACAAAGTATAGCAGGCAACTTACAAGAGATCCAAACCATCCAAGAAAAATACGCTTCAAAACACCCCCAAAAATTATAG
- a CDS encoding GNAT family N-acetyltransferase, with translation MRRKEIEFCEADPSDAQAFIHFMQQVASETDFLVMDETGFAYHQEQMKTIFAAGIENPREIHLLAKLENEVVGAITVKSSKQFRISHIGNIFIAVKKEYWGYGIGTILLEEVLHWVREIGLLSRLELTVQVRNQAAVHLYKKLGFQIEGTQYRGARTDQGEWLDLYYMGMLIGDL, from the coding sequence ATGCGTAGAAAAGAGATTGAATTTTGTGAAGCAGATCCCAGTGATGCGCAGGCGTTTATCCATTTTATGCAGCAAGTAGCCTCAGAAACAGATTTCTTGGTCATGGACGAAACTGGTTTTGCATATCATCAAGAGCAGATGAAAACGATTTTTGCGGCTGGGATTGAAAATCCTAGGGAAATCCATTTGCTGGCAAAACTAGAGAATGAGGTTGTCGGTGCAATAACTGTTAAGTCTTCTAAACAATTTCGAATTAGCCATATTGGAAATATCTTTATTGCAGTTAAGAAAGAATATTGGGGTTATGGAATTGGCACTATACTCTTAGAAGAAGTTTTGCATTGGGTACGGGAAATTGGTTTGCTGAGCCGATTAGAGTTGACAGTCCAAGTTCGCAATCAAGCTGCAGTACATCTTTATAAAAAATTAGGATTTCAAATAGAAGGAACTCAATATAGAGGAGCTAGAACTGATCAAGGTGAATGGCTAGATCTCTATTATATGGGTATGTTGATTGGTGATCTATGA
- a CDS encoding LytR family transcriptional regulator, producing MKIWKKIVLMSLSIFLLTVVAAGVYGNSLLGFSLGEISKTFKSLDDNDDSIQPIDATEPLTILLMGVDMDQASRGGQWDGGRSDSMILVTLNPTTKTTTMMSLTRDIMVEIAEPDGTSSGTIEKLNHSYSYGQAPMAIATIEKMMDITIDRYVEINMDGLVELVDALGGIEVNNTLGFPISISEHEPAYTAVVPEGKSLVNGNQALVYSRMRYDDPEGDIGRQRRQREVITAIVNKLLNLDGLTQYKKILTAISNNMRTNIEINTSTIPSLLGYKDALSNLEPYQLQGEEQMINELSYQLPTSEHLLEMQNVLKASTGQPTATDLVTNVQVNESMIYLPSPVNVYNAYTNELVLEASPWAQTSTEDSTTYDTTAEMNSETTATDTYSSEGE from the coding sequence ATGAAAATTTGGAAAAAAATAGTCTTGATGTCCTTGTCGATTTTCTTATTGACAGTGGTAGCCGCTGGAGTTTACGGCAATAGTTTATTGGGCTTTTCGCTCGGGGAAATCTCAAAAACATTTAAATCTTTGGATGATAATGATGATTCGATTCAACCAATTGATGCGACAGAACCATTAACCATCTTGTTGATGGGGGTTGATATGGACCAGGCTTCTCGCGGGGGTCAGTGGGACGGTGGTCGAAGTGACTCGATGATACTTGTTACCTTAAATCCCACGACGAAAACAACTACTATGATGAGTCTGACGAGAGATATCATGGTTGAAATTGCAGAGCCAGATGGGACATCCAGTGGGACAATTGAAAAACTAAATCATTCCTATAGCTATGGACAAGCTCCGATGGCAATTGCGACGATTGAAAAAATGATGGATATTACCATTGATCGCTATGTTGAGATTAATATGGATGGGCTAGTTGAATTGGTTGACGCACTTGGGGGGATTGAGGTAAATAATACTTTGGGATTCCCAATCTCAATTTCGGAACATGAACCAGCTTACACTGCAGTTGTTCCGGAAGGAAAATCATTAGTAAATGGTAATCAAGCATTGGTTTATTCCCGAATGCGTTATGATGACCCTGAAGGTGATATAGGTCGGCAAAGACGGCAACGAGAAGTGATTACCGCTATCGTGAATAAGTTGTTAAATTTAGATGGATTAACACAATACAAAAAAATTCTGACAGCTATTTCAAATAATATGCGGACAAATATTGAAATTAACACCTCAACTATCCCTTCTCTATTGGGGTATAAAGATGCTTTATCTAATTTGGAACCGTATCAATTGCAGGGTGAGGAACAGATGATTAACGAACTCAGCTATCAATTGCCTACTAGTGAGCATCTGTTGGAAATGCAAAATGTTTTGAAAGCATCGACCGGGCAACCAACTGCTACTGATTTAGTGACAAATGTTCAAGTGAATGAAAGTATGATATACCTTCCAAGTCCAGTTAATGTATATAATGCATATACAAATGAATTGGTGCTTGAAGCAAGTCCCTGGGCCCAAACGTCAACTGAAGATTCGACCACATATGATACGACAGCAGAGATGAATTCAGAAACCACTGCTACAGATACCTATAGTTCAGAAGGGGAATAA
- a CDS encoding phosphotransferase — MQFDTSGLQLQSIAGNSGKAFKGQRSDGTPVFVKYEMPPIVSVLAREQITPPILSANREAGMGHRVEQEWLNGRTLERQDMGSKQVRQILVRMHYSRILLNQALQMNYTYMEPQDLVHRWQKEAPARLAQNTYLQSICQDLLNHLPNFRQEVATFVHGDLHHTNWVETTSGLVYLTDWETACLTDRMLDVAYLLTHYIPRHEWKEWLQAYGYKYNQTVLSKIYWYGQLGYLNQIVKHVESYNVLAANKEIYALRQFRQSFKKDI; from the coding sequence ATGCAGTTTGATACCAGTGGGCTACAATTACAGTCTATTGCAGGGAATAGTGGCAAGGCGTTCAAAGGCCAACGGTCAGACGGAACGCCAGTATTTGTGAAGTATGAAATGCCTCCTATTGTTTCAGTTTTGGCACGGGAACAAATTACCCCACCGATTTTATCAGCAAATCGTGAGGCAGGTATGGGGCATAGGGTTGAGCAGGAGTGGCTGAATGGTAGGACGTTAGAACGTCAAGATATGGGAAGTAAACAGGTGCGTCAGATTCTGGTGCGCATGCACTATTCTCGTATTTTGTTGAATCAGGCTCTTCAGATGAATTATACTTATATGGAGCCACAGGATTTGGTACATCGTTGGCAAAAAGAAGCGCCAGCTCGATTGGCACAAAACACATATTTGCAATCGATTTGTCAAGATTTGTTAAATCATTTGCCTAATTTCCGTCAAGAAGTAGCTACTTTTGTCCATGGTGACTTACATCATACAAACTGGGTAGAAACAACGAGTGGATTAGTATACTTGACTGACTGGGAAACAGCTTGTTTGACGGACCGTATGTTAGATGTGGCTTATCTGTTAACACATTATATTCCGCGTCATGAGTGGAAAGAATGGCTTCAAGCATATGGGTACAAATATAATCAAACCGTACTCAGTAAGATATATTGGTATGGTCAGCTTGGGTATTTAAACCAAATTGTGAAGCATGTTGAAAGCTACAACGTGCTGGCGGCTAATAAAGAAATATATGCTCTGCGTCAATTTCGTCAGAGTTTCAAGAAAGATATATGA
- the tsaE gene encoding tRNA (adenosine(37)-N6)-threonylcarbamoyltransferase complex ATPase subunit type 1 TsaE, whose product MLSRNENELISIGENLGSVCQAGQVILLSGNLGAGKTTLVKGIAKGLGIEQMIKSPTYTIVREYEGRLPLFHLDVYRIGDDPDSIDLDDFLFGDGITVIEWGELLDLSLFDDYLRIYIEKVEEGRSLSFEAFGGQSQSLLAEIPNA is encoded by the coding sequence ATGTTAAGTCGAAATGAAAATGAATTGATTTCAATTGGTGAAAACCTCGGCAGTGTTTGTCAAGCGGGGCAAGTGATACTGTTATCTGGAAATCTTGGTGCTGGAAAAACAACATTGGTAAAAGGTATTGCGAAGGGTCTTGGCATTGAGCAAATGATTAAAAGTCCAACCTATACGATTGTACGCGAATATGAAGGACGTCTACCATTATTTCATTTAGATGTTTATCGAATTGGAGATGATCCTGACTCTATTGATTTGGATGATTTTCTTTTTGGTGACGGAATTACTGTCATCGAATGGGGAGAGTTATTGGATTTATCTTTGTTCGATGATTATCTAAGAATCTACATTGAAAAGGTTGAAGAAGGTCGCTCTCTTTCTTTTGAAGCCTTTGGAGGACAAAGCCAAAGTTTACTTGCGGAGATTCCAAATGCGTAG
- a CDS encoding DAK2 domain-containing protein, whose product MSKITTSLFQGMVQAASTRLNKQAEYVNSLNVFPVPDGDTGTNMGMTITNGAKEVADKPASTVGEAAQILSKGLLMGARGNSGVITSQLFRGFGQSVKGKVELDGKDLAQAFQHGVEVAYKAVMKPVEGTILTVSRGAATAALKKAEETDDAIEVMRATLDGANRALKKTPDMLPVLKEVGVVDSGGQGLVYIYEGFLSALTGEYIASEEFEATPAVMSEMINAEHHKSVAGHVATEDIAYGYCTEIMVALRQGPTYVKEFDYEEFRNYLNDLGDSLLVVNDDEIVKVHVHTEDPGLVMQAGLQYGSLVKVKVDNMREQHEAQVEKEGSFQKPAEQKEYAIIAVAAGEGLTEIFKSQGVDYVISGGQTMNPSTEDFLKAIDLVNARNVILLPNNKNILMAAQSAAEAAEVVVKVVETKTLPQGFTSLLAFDPSRDLDSNAQAMTASLADVKSGSITTAVRDTTIDGLEIHKNDNLGMVDGKIVVSNPDMMETLESTFERMLDEDSEIVIIYLGEEGDKELAQAVAEKLEEQFEDVEVEIHQGDQPVYPYLFSVE is encoded by the coding sequence GTGTCTAAAATTACTACTAGTTTATTTCAAGGAATGGTGCAGGCTGCATCAACTCGTCTGAATAAACAAGCTGAATATGTCAACTCACTAAACGTATTCCCTGTACCAGACGGGGATACAGGTACCAATATGGGGATGACCATTACAAATGGTGCTAAGGAAGTTGCGGATAAGCCTGCTTCTACAGTAGGTGAAGCTGCACAAATTTTGTCCAAAGGATTGCTAATGGGAGCGCGCGGGAACTCTGGTGTTATTACATCTCAGTTATTCCGTGGTTTCGGTCAATCTGTTAAGGGTAAGGTTGAATTGGATGGTAAGGATTTAGCACAGGCTTTTCAACATGGTGTAGAGGTAGCTTATAAAGCCGTTATGAAACCTGTTGAGGGTACTATTCTTACTGTATCTCGTGGTGCCGCAACTGCAGCGCTCAAAAAAGCTGAAGAAACAGATGATGCAATCGAAGTTATGCGTGCAACACTGGATGGTGCTAATCGCGCCCTAAAGAAAACACCTGATATGCTTCCAGTCTTGAAAGAGGTTGGAGTTGTCGATTCAGGCGGTCAAGGACTTGTATATATTTATGAAGGTTTCTTGTCAGCTCTTACAGGTGAGTACATTGCTTCTGAAGAATTTGAGGCGACTCCAGCAGTTATGTCAGAGATGATAAATGCAGAACACCACAAGTCTGTAGCTGGTCACGTTGCAACGGAAGATATTGCTTATGGTTATTGTACAGAAATCATGGTAGCTCTGCGCCAAGGCCCTACTTATGTTAAAGAATTTGACTATGAAGAATTCCGTAATTATCTCAATGATCTGGGGGATTCTCTCCTAGTTGTCAACGATGATGAGATTGTAAAAGTACACGTTCACACGGAAGATCCTGGTTTGGTAATGCAGGCTGGTCTTCAATATGGTAGCTTGGTTAAAGTTAAAGTGGATAATATGCGTGAGCAACATGAAGCGCAAGTTGAGAAAGAGGGTTCTTTCCAAAAACCAGCTGAGCAAAAAGAATATGCTATTATTGCTGTAGCAGCTGGGGAAGGGTTAACTGAGATTTTCAAATCACAAGGTGTTGACTATGTCATTTCTGGAGGTCAAACCATGAACCCATCCACAGAAGACTTTTTGAAAGCTATTGATTTGGTCAATGCGCGTAATGTAATTTTACTACCGAACAACAAAAATATTTTAATGGCAGCTCAGTCTGCGGCTGAAGCGGCGGAAGTTGTTGTAAAAGTAGTAGAAACTAAGACCCTTCCACAAGGTTTTACAAGTTTGTTGGCATTTGATCCTAGTCGTGATTTGGACAGTAACGCACAAGCCATGACAGCCTCACTAGCTGATGTGAAAAGTGGTAGCATTACGACAGCTGTTCGTGATACAACAATTGATGGCCTTGAAATTCATAAAAATGATAATCTTGGTATGGTTGATGGAAAAATTGTTGTATCTAATCCAGATATGATGGAGACCCTTGAATCAACATTTGAAAGAATGCTTGATGAAGATAGTGAAATTGTTATTATCTATCTTGGAGAAGAAGGTGACAAAGAATTAGCTCAAGCCGTAGCTGAAAAATTAGAAGAACAATTTGAAGACGTTGAAGTTGAAATCCACCAAGGAGATCAGCCAGTCTACCCATATCTGTTCAGTGTTGAATAA
- a CDS encoding ABC transporter ATP-binding protein, producing MLEVKNITGGYINIPVVKDVSFTVESGQLVGLIGLNGAGKSTTIKEIIGLLTPYQGEILIDGKSLVQDAENYRKKIGFIPETPSLYEELTLKEHLEVVALAYDLTWDQAWSRVQGLLTVFRLDEKLDWFPVHFSKGMKQKVMIICAFMVEPSLLIVDEPFLGLDPVAISDLVNLLEEEKAKGTSILMSTHVLDSAEKMCDSFVILHQGQVRATGNLEELQHAFNMKGASLNEIYLALTQEGVAR from the coding sequence ATGTTAGAAGTAAAAAATATAACAGGAGGCTACATCAATATTCCCGTAGTGAAAGATGTATCTTTCACTGTTGAGAGCGGTCAGTTAGTTGGCTTAATTGGATTGAATGGTGCAGGGAAATCAACGACGATAAAGGAAATTATTGGCCTTTTGACTCCTTATCAAGGAGAAATTTTAATTGATGGGAAAAGTCTTGTACAGGATGCAGAGAATTATCGGAAGAAAATTGGATTTATCCCTGAAACACCTAGCTTGTATGAGGAATTGACGCTTAAGGAACATTTAGAGGTAGTAGCTTTAGCCTATGATTTGACTTGGGATCAAGCCTGGAGTCGAGTTCAGGGGTTGTTAACGGTTTTTCGGTTGGATGAAAAATTGGACTGGTTCCCTGTTCATTTTTCTAAGGGAATGAAACAGAAAGTTATGATTATCTGTGCTTTCATGGTGGAACCGAGTTTGTTGATTGTTGATGAGCCGTTTTTAGGGCTGGATCCTGTAGCGATTTCGGACTTAGTAAACCTATTAGAAGAGGAGAAAGCTAAAGGAACTTCAATTCTGATGTCTACTCATGTTCTTGATTCGGCCGAGAAAATGTGTGATTCTTTTGTTATCTTACATCAAGGTCAGGTTCGTGCAACAGGGAATTTAGAGGAATTGCAACATGCCTTTAACATGAAAGGTGCAAGTCTCAACGAAATTTATCTGGCGTTGACACAAGAAGGAGTGGCCAGATGA
- a CDS encoding HIT family protein, whose translation MSDCIFCKIIAGEIPASKVYEDDHILAFLDITQVTKGHTLVVPKKHYRNMLDMDAEVAATLFSVIPTISSHLKETLGAKGLNIVNNNEEVAGQTVFHTHIHLLPRYDKEDGLEIHFKTNEPDFPALAQLAQSLYLGE comes from the coding sequence ATGTCAGATTGTATTTTTTGTAAAATTATTGCTGGAGAAATCCCAGCTTCTAAAGTCTATGAAGATGATCATATCCTTGCCTTTTTAGATATCACCCAAGTCACCAAAGGACACACTTTAGTTGTTCCTAAGAAACATTACCGCAATATGCTTGATATGGACGCAGAAGTAGCAGCTACACTCTTTTCAGTGATTCCTACTATCTCCAGTCATTTGAAGGAGACACTCGGTGCTAAAGGCCTAAATATTGTCAATAATAACGAAGAAGTGGCTGGTCAGACTGTCTTTCATACCCATATCCATCTCTTACCACGATACGATAAAGAAGATGGACTGGAAATCCATTTCAAGACCAACGAACCTGATTTCCCAGCATTAGCCCAGCTAGCGCAAAGCCTATATTTAGGAGAATAA
- a CDS encoding 50S ribosomal protein L28, giving the protein MAKVCYFTGRKTVSGNNRSHAMNQTKRAVKPNLQKVTVLIDGKPKKVWASARALKSGKVERV; this is encoded by the coding sequence ATGGCTAAAGTATGTTATTTTACTGGTCGTAAGACTGTATCTGGTAACAACCGTTCACACGCAATGAACCAAACTAAACGCGCAGTTAAACCAAATCTTCAAAAAGTTACTGTTTTGATTGATGGTAAACCTAAAAAAGTTTGGGCATCAGCTCGTGCACTTAAATCAGGTAAAGTTGAACGTGTATAA
- a CDS encoding multidrug ABC transporter permease — translation MKAMFQQRRRDFLTKCSKYLRYVLNDHFVLVLMVFIGFLSLQYRQLLLSFPENSLPIYLLLLVVSLLVLFSGKIATYLEEADEIFLLPKEKEVLQIIHVAARRTYILWSGIQVLVQMLLVPIYLILGLAVWMIVCYILLLLVLKYILVKHQMAQYQSQGVLDWSKAIRDEQKRKQSILRFFALFTTVKGISVPVKPRTYLNGILRLVHDQQTWFYLYLRAFMRAGDYLALALRLFLLAILSLVAIDESWLSIGLVLIFHYLLLFQLLGLFRHYDYQYLTQLYPLGKDEKRLGFQKVLRIVLYGLLGIEVSLALLFSKESIMVVLLLLVGIFLHEGYLPAKLKKLID, via the coding sequence ATGAAGGCAATGTTTCAACAACGCAGAAGGGACTTCCTAACTAAATGTTCCAAGTATTTGCGCTATGTATTGAATGACCATTTTGTGTTAGTGCTGATGGTATTTATCGGCTTTTTAAGCTTGCAATATCGGCAATTACTACTGAGTTTTCCTGAAAACTCCCTGCCAATCTACTTGCTGCTTTTAGTGGTCAGTTTGTTGGTGTTATTTTCTGGGAAAATCGCCACTTATTTGGAAGAGGCAGATGAGATTTTCCTTTTACCAAAGGAAAAAGAAGTTCTACAAATTATCCATGTAGCAGCTAGACGGACTTATATCCTCTGGTCTGGAATTCAGGTGCTGGTACAAATGTTATTGGTTCCTATTTACTTAATACTGGGTTTAGCTGTTTGGATGATTGTTTGCTATATCCTTTTGCTGTTGGTGCTAAAATACATTCTAGTCAAGCACCAAATGGCACAATATCAGTCACAGGGAGTGTTGGATTGGTCCAAAGCCATTCGGGATGAGCAGAAGAGAAAACAGTCAATTTTGCGTTTCTTTGCCCTGTTTACCACGGTGAAAGGAATTAGTGTACCTGTTAAACCGAGAACCTATCTAAATGGGATATTGCGCCTTGTGCATGATCAACAAACGTGGTTTTATCTGTACCTACGTGCTTTTATGAGGGCAGGGGATTACTTAGCCTTAGCATTGCGCTTGTTTTTGTTAGCCATCTTATCATTGGTTGCGATTGATGAATCATGGTTGTCAATTGGCTTGGTCCTCATTTTTCATTATTTACTCTTGTTTCAGTTGCTAGGGCTCTTCAGGCATTATGATTATCAATATTTGACTCAGTTATATCCGTTGGGAAAAGATGAAAAAAGGCTTGGTTTCCAAAAGGTTCTGCGTATTGTACTTTACGGACTTTTAGGAATCGAAGTGAGTTTAGCTCTGCTATTTTCTAAAGAGAGTATAATGGTGGTGCTATTACTGCTGGTTGGGATTTTTTTGCACGAGGGATATTTACCAGCCAAATTAAAAAAATTGATTGACTAA